Proteins encoded in a region of the Mycolicibacterium neoaurum genome:
- a CDS encoding WhiB family transcriptional regulator yields the protein MSVQACLERTLPAVPCHEADPDLWFAESPSELERAKALCADCPIRSLCLSEALQRQEPWGVWGGEIIERGAIVARKRPRGRPRKQADAGQAA from the coding sequence ATGTCCGTCCAGGCATGCCTAGAACGCACACTGCCCGCGGTGCCGTGCCACGAGGCCGATCCGGATCTGTGGTTCGCCGAGAGCCCGTCCGAGCTCGAGCGGGCCAAGGCATTGTGCGCGGATTGCCCAATCCGCAGCCTGTGCCTGAGTGAAGCGCTGCAGCGCCAGGAGCCGTGGGGCGTCTGGGGCGGCGAAATCATCGAGCGCGGGGCGATCGTGGCCCGCAAGCGGCCGCGCGGACGTCCGCGCAAGCAGGCCGACGCCGGTCAGGCGGCGTGA
- a CDS encoding ABC1 kinase family protein produces the protein MDDGRVSEIKRRGVARNAKLATLPVGFAGRAALGFGKRLTGKSKDEVTAELMDKAAQQLFTVLGELKGGAMKVGQALSVMEAAIPEQYGKPYREALTKLQREAPPLPAAKVHRVLDQQLGTKWRERFQSFDDTPVASASIGQVHKAVWSDGRTVAVKIQYPGADEALRADLKTIQRLTGVFKQLAPGADIESVVAELIERTEMELDYRLEADNQRAFAKAYDNDPHFAVPRIVASAPKVVIAEWMDGIPMSVIIREGTPEQRDLMGTRLTELTFGAPKRLEMMHGDAHPGNFMLLADGRMGVIDFGAVAPLPGGFPPSLGNCIRLARDKNYAELLPAMEAAGFIQKGEQVSVEEIDDMLRQYVEPVETEVFHYTRRWIQRMAAGQMDNSVAQIKMARQLDLPANLAIPLRVIASTIAICCQLDAHVPVRAIANEYVPGFAD, from the coding sequence GTGGATGATGGACGGGTGTCAGAAATCAAACGGCGTGGCGTCGCCCGGAACGCGAAGCTCGCCACCCTGCCTGTCGGCTTCGCCGGCCGGGCTGCGCTCGGGTTCGGCAAGCGGCTGACCGGGAAGTCCAAGGACGAAGTCACCGCCGAACTGATGGATAAGGCTGCCCAACAGCTGTTCACCGTGCTCGGTGAGCTCAAGGGCGGCGCCATGAAGGTCGGCCAAGCCCTCTCGGTGATGGAAGCCGCCATTCCCGAGCAATACGGCAAGCCCTACCGCGAGGCGCTGACCAAGTTGCAGCGCGAGGCTCCTCCCCTGCCCGCGGCGAAGGTGCATCGCGTGCTCGACCAGCAGTTGGGCACCAAATGGCGGGAACGATTCCAAAGTTTCGACGACACCCCCGTGGCCTCGGCGAGCATCGGACAGGTACACAAGGCCGTCTGGTCCGATGGCCGGACCGTCGCGGTGAAAATCCAGTACCCCGGCGCCGATGAGGCGTTGCGCGCTGACCTCAAGACGATCCAGCGCCTGACCGGCGTGTTCAAACAGCTGGCGCCCGGAGCCGATATCGAGAGTGTGGTCGCCGAGCTCATCGAGCGCACCGAGATGGAACTGGACTACCGGCTGGAGGCCGACAACCAGCGTGCCTTCGCCAAGGCCTACGACAACGACCCGCATTTCGCGGTGCCACGCATTGTGGCCAGCGCGCCCAAGGTCGTCATCGCCGAGTGGATGGACGGCATCCCGATGTCGGTGATCATCCGGGAAGGCACGCCCGAGCAACGCGATCTGATGGGAACGCGGCTCACCGAGCTGACCTTCGGCGCCCCCAAACGGCTGGAGATGATGCACGGCGACGCGCATCCGGGAAACTTCATGCTGCTGGCCGACGGCCGGATGGGTGTCATCGACTTCGGTGCGGTCGCGCCGCTGCCTGGCGGTTTCCCGCCGTCGTTGGGCAACTGCATCCGGCTGGCCAGGGACAAGAACTACGCCGAACTGCTGCCCGCCATGGAGGCGGCCGGGTTCATCCAGAAGGGTGAGCAGGTGTCGGTGGAAGAGATCGACGACATGTTGCGTCAGTATGTGGAACCGGTGGAGACCGAGGTGTTCCACTACACGCGTCGCTGGATCCAGCGGATGGCCGCAGGGCAGATGGACAACTCGGTCGCCCAGATCAAGATGGCCCGGCAGCTGGATCTTCCTGCCAACCTTGCCATTCCGCTGCGCGTGATTGCCTCGACCATCGCAATCTGCTGTCAGCTGGATGCGCACGTCCCGGTGCGGGCCATCGCCAACGAGTACGTCCCGGGCTTCGCCGACTGA
- a CDS encoding cyclodehydratase → MRRYALDPSMPVLWRPDGTVQIGWDPRRAVQVHPPAGLTAATLAQLLRFMQDPATTDELVSRATQLGTQQPAVAVADLLAALVRAGVVTSPSPSIRPVAVRIHGRGPLSDLLAGALRCSATRVTRSSRSHAAVTSDRTDLVLLADALVTDPRVLRELHAARIPHLPVLVRDGTGLIGPLVLPGVTSCLRCADLHRRDRDEAWPAIAAQLRHSVGTADRATLLGTAALALTQVDRVVHTLRADTETAADEEAGTPAPLTLDHTVEFDVARGSVVTKHWSRHPSCRC, encoded by the coding sequence ATGCGGCGCTACGCACTCGACCCATCCATGCCCGTGCTGTGGCGTCCCGACGGGACGGTACAGATCGGCTGGGACCCGCGCCGCGCGGTGCAGGTGCACCCACCCGCAGGCTTGACGGCAGCGACGCTGGCCCAGTTGTTGCGTTTCATGCAGGATCCTGCAACCACTGACGAATTGGTCAGCCGCGCAACCCAACTCGGAACGCAGCAGCCCGCCGTCGCCGTTGCCGATCTGCTCGCCGCCCTGGTACGCGCTGGGGTGGTGACCAGCCCGTCGCCGTCGATTCGGCCGGTCGCTGTACGCATCCACGGCCGCGGACCGCTCTCGGATCTGCTGGCCGGCGCGTTGCGCTGCTCGGCCACCCGGGTCACGCGCAGCAGCCGGTCACATGCCGCGGTGACCTCCGACAGGACGGACCTGGTGCTGCTGGCCGACGCCCTGGTCACCGATCCCCGCGTGCTGCGCGAGCTGCACGCCGCCCGCATCCCGCATCTCCCGGTCCTGGTGCGCGACGGCACGGGCCTGATCGGACCCTTGGTGCTACCCGGCGTCACTTCCTGCCTCCGATGCGCCGACCTGCACCGGCGCGATCGCGACGAGGCCTGGCCCGCGATCGCGGCACAGCTACGGCACTCCGTGGGCACCGCCGACCGGGCGACGCTGTTGGGCACCGCCGCATTGGCGCTGACACAGGTGGACCGCGTGGTGCACACGCTGCGCGCCGATACCGAGACCGCTGCCGACGAGGAGGCCGGCACACCGGCGCCGTTGACGCTGGACCACACCGTCGAGTTCGACGTCGCCCGCGGCTCGGTGGTGACCAAGCACTGGTCACGGCATCCGTCCTGCAGGTGCTGA
- a CDS encoding zinc-dependent metalloprotease — protein sequence MSDLPFGFSSGEDPDRDKRKNDPAGDPFGLGGAGFDMSDLGQIFTKLGEMFSGAGGMAPGGQGGPVNYDLARQLASNSIGFVAPVPESTATAISDAVRLAETWLDGATPLPAGTIRTAAWSPSDWIDNTMDTWKRLCDPVAQQISSVWAQALPEEAKAMAGPLLAMMSQMGGMAFGSQLGQALGKLAGEVLTSTDIGLPLGPKGVAALMPAAVDTLSEGLEQSRSEVLTFLAAREAAHHRLFSHVPWLSSQLLNNVEAFAKGMKIDMSGIEDMAQGFNPASLADPAAMEQLLSQGMFEPKATPEQTAALERLETQLALIEGWVQTVVTAALGDRLPGTPALSEMLRRRRATGGPAEQTFATLVGLELRPRKMREAAALWEKLTEAVGADARDAVWQHPDLLPGSDDLDEPAGFIDRVIGGDTSGIDEALADLERDEGPDGPVDN from the coding sequence ATGTCTGACCTGCCCTTCGGCTTCTCCTCCGGCGAGGACCCCGATCGCGACAAGCGCAAGAACGATCCCGCGGGGGATCCCTTCGGTTTGGGCGGTGCCGGATTCGACATGTCCGATCTCGGCCAGATCTTCACCAAGCTCGGCGAGATGTTCAGCGGCGCAGGCGGAATGGCACCCGGCGGGCAGGGCGGGCCGGTGAACTACGACCTGGCCCGTCAGCTCGCGTCGAACTCGATCGGCTTCGTTGCCCCGGTTCCCGAATCCACCGCGACGGCGATCAGCGATGCGGTCCGGCTGGCCGAGACCTGGCTCGACGGTGCGACCCCCCTGCCCGCAGGCACCATCCGGACCGCGGCGTGGTCGCCCTCGGACTGGATCGACAACACCATGGACACCTGGAAGCGGCTGTGCGACCCGGTCGCCCAGCAGATCTCCTCGGTGTGGGCGCAGGCCCTGCCCGAGGAAGCCAAGGCGATGGCAGGACCGTTGCTGGCGATGATGTCGCAGATGGGCGGGATGGCGTTCGGCAGCCAACTCGGCCAGGCGTTGGGCAAGCTGGCAGGCGAGGTTCTGACATCCACCGATATCGGCCTGCCGTTGGGCCCCAAGGGTGTCGCGGCACTGATGCCCGCGGCGGTGGACACGCTGTCGGAAGGTCTGGAGCAGTCGCGCAGCGAGGTGCTGACGTTCCTTGCCGCCCGCGAGGCCGCCCATCACCGGCTGTTCAGCCATGTGCCGTGGCTGTCGAGCCAGCTGCTCAACAATGTCGAGGCGTTCGCCAAGGGCATGAAGATCGACATGAGCGGTATCGAGGACATGGCCCAGGGCTTCAACCCCGCTTCCCTCGCCGATCCCGCCGCGATGGAGCAGCTGCTCAGTCAGGGCATGTTCGAACCAAAGGCCACCCCGGAACAGACGGCCGCGCTCGAACGCCTGGAGACCCAGCTGGCGCTGATCGAGGGCTGGGTGCAGACCGTCGTGACCGCCGCGCTGGGTGACCGGCTACCGGGAACTCCCGCCCTCAGCGAGATGCTGCGGCGCCGCCGGGCGACCGGTGGTCCCGCCGAGCAGACCTTCGCCACGCTGGTCGGCCTGGAACTGCGGCCCCGCAAGATGCGCGAGGCGGCCGCGCTGTGGGAGAAGCTGACCGAGGCGGTGGGCGCCGACGCCCGCGATGCGGTGTGGCAGCACCCCGACCTGCTTCCCGGCTCCGATGACCTCGACGAGCCCGCCGGGTTCATCGACCGGGTGATCGGCGGCGACACCAGCGGTATCGACGAGGCGCTGGCCGACCTGGAGCGCGACGAGGGTCCCGACGGGCCTGTGGATAACTGA
- a CDS encoding PDZ domain-containing protein yields MNRRILTLMVALVPIVAFGLLLSVVTVPYVALGPGPTFNTLGEVDGKQVVDIKSTDGVAGEVVHPTSGHLNMTTVAQRDGLTLGQALLLWMSGRDQLVPRELVYPPDKSKDDIDQANTTEFRQSEDDAEYAALSYLKYPKAVTVSTVEDKGPSAGKLQPGDAIDMVNNVAVADLAAFQAEVKKTKPGDQLVIDFRRKNAPAGTTTVTLGKHPERDQGYLGIGVVDAPWALFDIEFNLANIGGPSAGLMFSLAVVDKLTTGDLNDGKFVAGTGTIDADGKVGSIGGITHKMLAAAEAGATVFMVPAENCAEALTAREDSMQLVKVDTLTTAVDALNTISAGGEPPTC; encoded by the coding sequence GTGAACAGGCGGATTCTGACGCTGATGGTGGCATTGGTGCCGATTGTGGCCTTCGGTCTGCTGCTGTCGGTCGTGACGGTGCCCTACGTGGCGCTGGGGCCGGGCCCGACCTTCAACACCCTCGGTGAGGTGGACGGCAAGCAGGTCGTCGACATCAAGAGCACCGACGGAGTGGCCGGCGAAGTGGTCCACCCGACCAGCGGGCACCTGAACATGACCACGGTGGCCCAGCGCGACGGGCTGACTCTGGGGCAGGCGCTGCTGTTGTGGATGTCGGGTCGCGATCAGCTCGTGCCGCGCGAGTTGGTGTATCCGCCGGACAAGTCCAAGGACGATATCGATCAGGCCAACACGACCGAGTTCCGGCAGTCCGAGGACGATGCCGAGTACGCGGCGCTGTCGTATCTGAAGTATCCGAAGGCGGTCACCGTCTCGACGGTGGAGGACAAGGGCCCCTCGGCGGGCAAGCTGCAGCCCGGCGATGCCATCGACATGGTCAACAACGTCGCCGTCGCCGACCTCGCGGCGTTCCAGGCCGAGGTGAAGAAGACCAAGCCCGGCGACCAGCTGGTCATCGACTTCCGTCGCAAGAATGCCCCGGCGGGCACCACGACCGTGACCCTGGGCAAGCACCCGGAGCGGGACCAGGGGTATCTGGGTATCGGCGTGGTCGACGCACCCTGGGCGTTGTTCGACATCGAGTTCAACCTGGCCAATATCGGCGGCCCCTCGGCGGGGCTGATGTTCAGCCTGGCCGTGGTCGACAAGCTGACCACCGGTGACCTCAACGACGGCAAGTTCGTTGCCGGGACGGGAACCATCGACGCGGACGGGAAGGTCGGCTCGATCGGCGGTATCACCCACAAGATGCTGGCGGCGGCCGAGGCGGGTGCGACGGTGTTCATGGTGCCCGCGGAGAACTGCGCCGAGGCGTTGACCGCGCGCGAGGACAGCATGCAATTGGTGAAGGTGGACACCCTCACCACGGCGGTTGATGCGCTGAACACGATTTCCGCCGGTGGCGAACCCCCCACGTGCTGA
- a CDS encoding UPF0182 family protein, whose product MGMRPAARMPQLTQRSRILIGVAVAVVLLLLVGPRFIDGYVDWLFFGELGYRSVFTTVLFTRIALFFVVAIFIGAVVFAGLALAYRTRPVFVPTVGPNDPVARYRTTVMSRLRLFGIGIPIFIGLLAGIVAQSYWAPVQLFLNGSEFGITDPQFGIDLGFYAFDLPFYRLVLTYLFVAVFLAFAANLLGHYLFGGIRLSNRSGALTRAARIQLIALAGTLVLLKAAAYWLDRYELLSNTRAGKPFTGAGYTDINAVLPAKLILLAIAVICAVAVFSALVLRDLRIPAIGLVLLLLSSLVVGAGWPLIVEQFSVKPNAAQKESEYINRSITATRDAYGLTDETVEYRNYGGDANATAQQVSSDTATTSNIRLLDPTIVSPAFTQFQQGKNFYNFPDQLSMDRYVGPDGQIRDYVVAARELNPDRLIDNQRDWINRHTVYTHGNGFVASPANTVRGIANDPNQNGGYPEFLASVVGANGSVISPGPAPLDQPRVYFGPVISSAPDDYAIVGKVGDVDREYDYETNTETKNYTYQGSGGVPVGNWLARAVFAAKFAERNFLLSNVIGDNSKILFNRDPAQRVEAVAPWLTTDNGVYPAIVNKRMVWIVDGYTTLDNYPYSELTTLSNATIDSNEVAVNRLLPDKQVSYIRNSVKATVDAYDGTVTLYAQDENDPVLKAWMSVFPGTVKPKADISEELKQHLRYPEDLFKVQRALLAKYHVDDPVKFFTNADFWDVPLDPNPTASSFQPPYYIVAKDQAKQNGEPSFQLTSAMNWIRRDFLAAYISASSDPDTYGKLTVLTVPGQVNGPKLAFNAISTDTAVSTELGQIGRDGQNRIRWGNLLTLPIGNGGLLYVAPIYASPGTSDAASTYPRLIRVAMMYNDKVGYGPTVRDALDEIFGAGAGSTATGPAPADGQAGRPQAAPTNGQPAANPPAGQQGRTPAPAAEPPAAAVPPGGPVTLSGAKAAALQEVNSALDNMQQAQTSGNFEEFGAALQRLDDAMNRYREAR is encoded by the coding sequence TTGGGTATGCGGCCGGCGGCGCGAATGCCGCAGCTGACACAGCGGAGCCGGATTCTGATCGGTGTCGCGGTAGCAGTTGTCCTGTTGTTGTTGGTGGGGCCGCGATTCATCGACGGCTATGTCGACTGGTTGTTCTTCGGTGAGCTCGGGTACCGGTCGGTGTTCACGACCGTGCTGTTCACCCGCATCGCACTGTTCTTCGTGGTCGCGATCTTCATCGGCGCGGTGGTCTTTGCCGGCCTGGCACTGGCCTATCGCACCCGGCCGGTTTTCGTGCCCACGGTGGGTCCCAACGATCCGGTGGCCCGGTACCGCACGACGGTGATGAGCCGCCTGCGGTTGTTCGGCATCGGGATCCCGATCTTCATCGGCCTGCTCGCCGGGATCGTCGCGCAGAGTTACTGGGCCCCGGTGCAGCTGTTCCTCAACGGCAGTGAATTCGGGATCACCGACCCGCAGTTCGGTATCGACCTCGGCTTCTACGCCTTCGACCTGCCGTTCTACCGGCTGGTGCTCACCTACCTGTTCGTCGCGGTCTTCCTGGCGTTCGCGGCGAACCTGCTGGGCCACTACCTGTTCGGCGGTATCCGCCTGTCGAATCGTTCCGGTGCACTCACTCGCGCCGCCCGCATCCAGCTGATCGCGCTGGCGGGCACCCTGGTCCTGCTCAAGGCCGCCGCCTACTGGCTTGACCGCTACGAGCTGCTCAGCAACACCCGCGCCGGAAAGCCGTTCACCGGCGCCGGTTACACCGATATCAATGCGGTGCTGCCGGCCAAGCTGATCCTGCTGGCCATCGCGGTCATCTGCGCGGTCGCGGTGTTCTCCGCCCTTGTCCTTCGCGACCTGCGCATCCCGGCCATCGGCCTGGTGCTGCTGCTGCTGTCCTCCCTGGTGGTCGGCGCCGGCTGGCCGCTGATCGTCGAGCAGTTCAGCGTCAAACCGAATGCGGCGCAGAAGGAAAGCGAGTACATCAACCGAAGTATCACCGCCACACGGGATGCCTACGGGTTGACCGATGAGACGGTGGAGTACCGCAACTACGGCGGCGATGCCAATGCCACCGCCCAGCAGGTCTCCTCGGACACGGCGACGACGTCGAACATCCGACTGCTCGACCCGACGATCGTCAGCCCGGCGTTCACCCAGTTCCAGCAGGGCAAGAACTTCTACAACTTCCCCGACCAGCTGTCGATGGACCGTTATGTCGGGCCCGACGGTCAGATCCGCGATTACGTGGTGGCCGCTCGCGAGCTGAACCCCGACCGGTTGATCGACAACCAGCGTGACTGGATCAACCGGCACACGGTCTACACCCACGGCAACGGGTTCGTGGCCTCGCCCGCGAACACGGTGCGCGGTATCGCCAACGACCCGAACCAGAACGGTGGTTACCCCGAGTTCCTGGCCAGCGTGGTGGGCGCCAACGGCAGCGTCATCTCACCGGGACCGGCGCCGCTGGATCAGCCGCGGGTGTACTTCGGCCCGGTGATCTCCAGCGCCCCCGACGATTACGCCATCGTCGGCAAGGTCGGCGATGTCGATCGCGAGTACGACTACGAGACCAACACCGAGACCAAGAACTACACCTACCAGGGCAGCGGTGGCGTCCCGGTGGGCAACTGGTTGGCGCGCGCGGTCTTCGCCGCGAAGTTCGCCGAGCGGAACTTCCTGCTGTCCAACGTGATCGGTGACAACAGCAAGATCCTGTTCAACCGCGACCCGGCCCAGCGGGTCGAGGCCGTGGCGCCGTGGCTGACCACCGACAACGGTGTGTACCCCGCGATCGTCAACAAGCGGATGGTGTGGATCGTCGACGGCTACACGACGTTGGACAACTACCCGTACTCGGAGTTGACGACGCTGTCGAACGCGACCATCGACTCCAACGAGGTGGCGGTCAACCGCCTGCTGCCCGATAAGCAGGTGTCCTATATCCGCAACTCGGTCAAGGCCACCGTCGATGCCTATGACGGCACGGTGACGCTGTACGCGCAGGACGAGAACGATCCGGTGCTCAAGGCCTGGATGTCGGTGTTCCCCGGAACGGTGAAGCCCAAAGCGGATATCTCCGAGGAGCTCAAGCAGCATCTGCGCTATCCCGAGGATCTGTTCAAGGTGCAGCGTGCGTTGTTGGCCAAGTACCACGTCGACGACCCGGTGAAGTTCTTCACCAACGCCGACTTCTGGGATGTGCCACTGGATCCCAACCCGACGGCCAGCAGCTTCCAGCCGCCGTATTACATCGTGGCCAAGGACCAGGCCAAGCAGAACGGCGAACCGTCGTTCCAGCTGACCAGTGCCATGAACTGGATCCGCCGTGACTTCCTGGCCGCCTACATCAGTGCCAGCTCGGATCCGGACACCTACGGCAAGCTCACGGTGCTCACGGTGCCCGGGCAGGTCAACGGCCCGAAGCTGGCGTTCAACGCGATCAGCACCGATACCGCGGTGTCCACCGAGTTGGGTCAGATCGGGCGTGACGGCCAGAACCGTATCCGGTGGGGCAACCTGTTGACCCTGCCGATCGGTAACGGCGGCTTGCTCTATGTCGCACCGATCTACGCCTCGCCGGGCACCAGTGACGCGGCCTCGACCTATCCGCGTCTGATCCGCGTGGCCATGATGTACAACGACAAGGTCGGGTACGGCCCGACGGTGCGTGATGCGCTCGACGAGATCTTCGGCGCAGGAGCGGGTTCCACCGCGACCGGTCCCGCACCGGCCGATGGTCAGGCCGGGCGTCCACAGGCGGCACCGACCAACGGTCAGCCCGCGGCCAACCCGCCGGCCGGTCAGCAGGGTCGGACGCCGGCACCTGCGGCCGAGCCGCCCGCGGCGGCCGTGCCCCCGGGCGGGCCGGTGACGCTCTCGGGTGCCAAGGCCGCTGCGCTGCAGGAGGTCAACTCGGCGCTGGACAACATGCAGCAGGCGCAGACCAGCGGCAACTTCGAAGAGTTCGGCGCGGCGTTGCAGCGTCTGGACGATGCGATGAACCGCTACCGCGAGGCCCGCTAG
- a CDS encoding FAD-binding oxidoreductase, which yields MPLADSVDSDVVSTLPEHVSALVALPGEPGYERCAPWNVAVAVRPAAVVFATAPHHVAETVRFAASHGLRVAVQATGHGATAIGSDTLLILTGAMTDCVVDPDTRTARVGAGARWQQVLDAAAPHGLAPLCGSSPSVGVVGFLTGCGIGPLVRSVGLSSDHVRAFDVVTGAGEYLRVTPEVHSELFWGLRGGKATLGIVTAVEIDLLPISEFYGGALYFDGDDAAAVLREWARWSVGLPENINTSVALAQLPALPGVPEQLAGRSTVAVRYTALDDLPEAAALLAPMREAAAPILDAVGVLPYAAIGAVHADPVDPMPIHEAQVLLRDLDSDAVGVVLDGAGPGSGSVQTIVEVRMLGGAMARQAPHPSAFCHRNARYAVTVIGVPMGPAADAVVPQADALTAALQPWSTGGLLPNFAPATDDARTARVYDADTRSRLADLADHFDPERVLAVGQAVRFAR from the coding sequence ATGCCCCTGGCCGACTCCGTCGACAGCGACGTCGTGTCGACACTGCCCGAGCACGTCAGCGCGCTGGTGGCGCTGCCCGGTGAGCCCGGTTACGAGCGCTGTGCGCCGTGGAACGTCGCGGTCGCCGTGCGGCCGGCCGCCGTGGTGTTCGCGACGGCGCCGCACCACGTTGCCGAAACCGTGCGGTTCGCGGCGTCCCATGGTCTGCGCGTGGCGGTTCAGGCAACCGGGCACGGTGCCACCGCGATCGGCTCGGACACCCTGCTGATCCTCACCGGCGCGATGACGGACTGTGTGGTGGACCCCGACACCCGGACCGCGCGCGTCGGCGCCGGAGCGCGGTGGCAGCAGGTCCTCGATGCCGCTGCGCCACACGGCTTGGCGCCGTTGTGCGGGTCGTCACCGAGTGTCGGGGTTGTCGGTTTCCTCACCGGTTGCGGCATCGGGCCGTTGGTCCGCAGTGTCGGATTGTCCTCCGATCATGTGCGAGCCTTCGATGTGGTGACGGGCGCGGGGGAGTACCTGCGGGTGACCCCCGAGGTTCACAGTGAGCTCTTCTGGGGGCTGCGCGGGGGCAAGGCCACCCTCGGCATCGTGACGGCGGTGGAGATCGATCTGCTGCCGATCTCCGAGTTCTATGGTGGCGCGCTGTATTTCGATGGCGATGATGCGGCCGCGGTGCTGCGTGAATGGGCGCGGTGGAGCGTCGGGCTACCGGAGAACATCAACACCTCCGTCGCCTTGGCACAGTTGCCTGCGCTGCCCGGTGTTCCGGAACAATTGGCCGGACGGTCGACCGTGGCGGTGCGCTATACCGCCTTGGACGACTTGCCGGAGGCTGCAGCACTTCTGGCGCCGATGCGGGAGGCGGCCGCGCCGATTCTGGACGCCGTCGGGGTGCTGCCGTACGCGGCAATCGGCGCGGTGCACGCCGATCCGGTCGATCCGATGCCCATTCACGAGGCGCAGGTGTTGTTGCGCGACTTGGATTCTGACGCGGTGGGCGTGGTGTTGGACGGGGCCGGGCCGGGTTCGGGCTCGGTGCAGACCATCGTCGAGGTCCGCATGCTCGGGGGTGCCATGGCTCGGCAGGCGCCGCACCCCAGTGCGTTCTGCCACCGCAACGCCAGGTACGCAGTCACGGTCATCGGGGTACCGATGGGTCCCGCTGCCGACGCGGTTGTCCCGCAGGCCGACGCGCTCACCGCGGCACTGCAACCGTGGTCCACGGGCGGATTGCTGCCCAATTTCGCGCCGGCGACCGATGATGCGCGGACGGCACGCGTCTACGACGCGGACACCAGGAGCCGGTTGGCCGACCTCGCCGATCATTTCGATCCCGAAAGGGTTCTCGCGGTCGGGCAGGCGGTCCGATTCGCGCGCTAA
- a CDS encoding LCP family protein, giving the protein MPRPGPSRRGRVLLRTISALVAVITVGITGVGWSVYRNIAGGITTSEALAGAATSTGGDQNILIMGLDSRLDQHGNPLPKDLYDALHAGDETVGGYNANVLILLHVPGGNGPVTAVSIPRDDYVRLHGCPSGECQGKIKQAYGLAYQETMNSLAESGSTSADPAANEQVAREAGRKAQINTISDLLRVPVDHFIEVTLGAFFQIAQVVQPITVCLNDDTADDFSGADFHRGIQQIDAAQSMAFVRQRRDLNNDLFTDLDRTRRQQAFIVSLVKAVRDGGSLSNPAALRHLADVAKQNVAVDAGFDMMKFVDQASAMSDKPMSLYTLPIGEFGQDPLGQDVNIVDVATIRSIVQNLFQTGSPNPPVATAPSAAPDEPATVNVVNATGHKGLATSVADELSTHGFTRGDIGTAEALSDTTIVEYGPGAERAAAAVANDLPIAVTSESSSAVPLNTVVVTIGSDYPVNGYESGMSSGAGGTAAPAEITTVDATATGTHAPAPTDLTEMSGARIPCVR; this is encoded by the coding sequence ATGCCGCGGCCCGGTCCGTCGCGCCGCGGGCGGGTTCTACTTCGCACGATCTCCGCTCTCGTCGCGGTCATCACGGTCGGGATCACGGGCGTCGGATGGTCGGTGTACCGCAACATCGCAGGGGGGATCACCACCTCCGAGGCGCTCGCGGGTGCGGCGACCTCGACCGGAGGTGACCAGAACATCCTCATCATGGGTCTGGACAGCCGCCTGGATCAGCACGGCAACCCGCTGCCGAAGGACCTGTACGACGCCCTGCACGCGGGTGATGAGACGGTCGGCGGTTACAACGCCAACGTGCTCATCCTGCTGCATGTGCCGGGCGGCAACGGTCCCGTGACCGCGGTGTCGATCCCGCGCGACGACTACGTGCGTCTGCACGGCTGCCCCAGTGGCGAGTGCCAGGGAAAGATCAAGCAGGCCTACGGTCTGGCCTACCAGGAGACGATGAACTCGCTCGCCGAAAGCGGGTCGACGTCCGCCGATCCCGCGGCCAACGAGCAGGTCGCGCGCGAGGCCGGCCGCAAGGCACAGATCAACACGATCAGCGACCTACTGCGGGTTCCCGTCGACCACTTCATCGAGGTCACCCTCGGTGCCTTTTTCCAGATCGCGCAGGTTGTCCAGCCGATCACGGTGTGCCTGAACGACGACACCGCCGACGACTTCTCGGGCGCCGATTTTCACCGCGGGATACAGCAGATCGACGCCGCCCAGTCGATGGCCTTCGTCCGGCAGCGCCGCGACCTCAACAACGATCTGTTCACCGACCTGGACCGCACACGCCGCCAGCAGGCGTTCATCGTCTCGCTCGTGAAGGCCGTGCGAGACGGTGGGTCCCTGTCGAACCCCGCCGCGTTGCGACACCTCGCGGACGTGGCCAAGCAGAACGTGGCCGTCGACGCGGGATTCGACATGATGAAGTTCGTCGATCAGGCGTCGGCGATGAGCGACAAGCCGATGTCGCTGTACACGCTGCCGATCGGCGAATTCGGTCAGGACCCGCTCGGGCAGGACGTGAACATCGTCGACGTCGCGACGATCCGATCGATCGTGCAGAACCTGTTCCAGACCGGCTCGCCGAATCCGCCTGTCGCCACGGCCCCTTCGGCGGCACCCGACGAGCCGGCCACGGTCAACGTCGTCAACGCGACCGGGCACAAGGGCCTGGCAACCAGCGTCGCCGACGAGCTGAGCACCCACGGCTTCACCCGCGGTGACATCGGCACCGCTGAGGCGCTGTCGGACACCACCATCGTCGAGTACGGCCCCGGCGCCGAGCGCGCAGCCGCCGCGGTCGCGAACGACTTGCCGATCGCCGTGACCTCCGAATCGTCCTCCGCGGTGCCGCTCAACACTGTTGTCGTCACCATCGGCTCCGACTACCCCGTGAACGGATATGAGAGCGGAATGTCGTCGGGCGCAGGAGGAACGGCGGCGCCCGCGGAAATCACGACGGTCGACGCGACCGCGACCGGGACTCACGCACCCGCGCCGACCGATCTGACCGAGATGTCCGGCGCCCGGATCCCCTGCGTGCGCTGA